The genomic interval GCTGCGTTATACAGAGACTGCATTCTATGTTTCGGACCTGTTCCTTTCGGCTCAGCTTTCGATCTTCAGCTTTGCCAGGCCGCTGCGTACTGTGGGCGGCACCTATTTTGTAAGGAATGACACGATGGCTAACGGCACCGTGAAATGGTTTAACGCAACCAAAGGCTACGGCTTCATCGCACCGGAAGGCGGCTCGAAAGACGTCTTCGTGCATATCTCGGCGGTCGAGCGCGCTGGCCTGCGCGGTCTGAACGACGGTCA from Paracoccus fistulariae carries:
- a CDS encoding cold-shock protein, translated to MANGTVKWFNATKGYGFIAPEGGSKDVFVHISAVERAGLRGLNDGQAVSFDIETDRNGRESASNLTLA